A region from the Microbacterium lacus genome encodes:
- a CDS encoding methylenetetrahydrofolate reductase → MTFDLTAPAPTGSAPVVPFSFELYPPRTDAREAALHETIRQLAAVGPRFISVTYGAGGSTGGRSLEVLKHIRRETDVEPLAHLTCVGNTYEGATALIREFLDAGILSFLALRGDPPAGAAEGDEFLGDLESAAQLTQLIGRVQAERSPYTEYGIPGLPGAVGVNRRRPAQVAVAAFPNGHPRSRHPREHIDALVAKEAAGATLAITQLFFDAEDYLRFVDEARDAGVTMPILPGIMPITSPARLHRVLELTGEARPRALAEALARESTPQDQARIGISHAAELAREVSDHGAPGVHLYAFNNHETVLAVLREADLLATSPVGRRTITPHG, encoded by the coding sequence ATGACTTTCGACCTCACTGCACCCGCGCCCACCGGCAGCGCGCCCGTGGTGCCCTTCTCCTTCGAGCTCTACCCGCCCCGGACCGATGCCCGCGAGGCGGCCCTGCACGAAACGATCCGGCAGCTCGCCGCGGTCGGCCCGCGATTCATCTCCGTCACGTACGGCGCGGGCGGGTCCACCGGTGGGCGCTCGCTCGAGGTCCTGAAGCACATCCGCCGAGAGACGGACGTCGAGCCGCTCGCCCACCTGACGTGCGTCGGCAACACCTACGAAGGGGCGACCGCGCTCATCCGCGAATTCCTGGATGCCGGCATCCTGAGCTTCCTCGCCCTGCGCGGCGATCCGCCCGCCGGCGCGGCCGAGGGCGACGAGTTCCTCGGCGATCTCGAGAGCGCCGCCCAGCTGACGCAGCTCATCGGGCGCGTCCAGGCGGAGCGTTCGCCGTACACCGAGTACGGCATCCCGGGGCTGCCGGGTGCGGTCGGCGTCAACCGCCGCCGGCCCGCGCAGGTCGCGGTCGCCGCGTTCCCGAACGGCCACCCGCGCTCCCGGCATCCGCGTGAGCACATCGACGCGCTGGTCGCGAAAGAGGCGGCCGGTGCGACGCTCGCGATCACGCAGCTCTTCTTCGACGCCGAGGACTACCTGCGCTTCGTCGATGAGGCGCGCGACGCGGGGGTCACGATGCCGATCCTCCCCGGCATCATGCCGATCACCTCTCCGGCGCGTCTGCACCGCGTTCTCGAACTGACCGGCGAAGCGCGGCCGCGCGCGCTCGCGGAAGCGCTCGCACGGGAGAGCACCCCGCAGGATCAGGCACGGATCGGCATCTCCCACGCCGCCGAGCTCGCCCGCGAGGTGTCAGACCACGGCGCGCCCGGCGTCCACCTGTACGCGTTCAACAACCACGAGACCGTGCTGGCCGTGCTGCGCGAAGCCGACCTGCTGGCCACGAGCCCTGTGGGCCGGCGCACGATCACGCCGCACGGATGA
- the lexA gene encoding transcriptional repressor LexA codes for MSDASGRDKPQTRRRKSLSDKQLAILEVIQRSIARHGYPPSMREIGDAVGLKSLSSVTHQLNQLELSGYLRRDAGKTRAMEVLIDLPGMSTENPADTAPSVGDAAMVPLVGRIAAGTPITAEQQVEEIFPLPRQLVGKGDLFMLKVQGESMIDAAICDGDWVVVRQQQTAQNGDIVAAMLDEEATVKTFRQRDGHTWLLPRNSAFEPILGDDAVVLGKVVAVLRAV; via the coding sequence ATGAGCGACGCGAGCGGACGCGACAAGCCCCAGACGCGACGGCGCAAGAGCCTCAGCGACAAGCAGCTCGCGATCCTGGAAGTCATCCAGCGGTCGATCGCGCGGCACGGCTACCCGCCGAGCATGCGCGAGATCGGTGACGCCGTCGGGTTGAAGTCGCTCTCCAGCGTGACGCACCAGCTCAACCAGCTCGAACTCAGCGGATACCTCCGCCGCGACGCCGGCAAGACGCGTGCGATGGAGGTGCTGATCGATCTCCCCGGCATGTCCACCGAGAACCCGGCGGACACGGCTCCGAGCGTGGGCGACGCCGCGATGGTGCCGCTGGTCGGACGCATCGCCGCGGGTACGCCCATCACGGCCGAGCAGCAGGTCGAGGAGATCTTCCCTCTCCCCCGTCAGCTCGTCGGCAAGGGCGACCTGTTCATGCTGAAGGTGCAGGGCGAGTCGATGATCGACGCGGCGATCTGCGACGGCGACTGGGTCGTCGTGCGTCAGCAGCAGACGGCGCAGAACGGCGATATCGTGGCGGCGATGCTCGACGAAGAAGCGACGGTCAAGACGTTCCGTCAGCGCGACGGGCACACGTGGCTCCTGCCCCGCAACTCGGCGTTCGAGCCGATTCTCGGCGACGACGCGGTCGTGCTCGGCAAGGTCGTGGCGGTCCTGCGCGCCGTCTGA